One Chlorobaculum limnaeum genomic window carries:
- a CDS encoding nuclease-related domain-containing protein — MDFSTLINEVFKLWWLITLMLILGILKSPWFKGVFGETLVKFRAKVSLPAETYHAIHNVTLPTLDGSTQIDHIFVSPFGIFVVETKNIRGWIFGAENQAQWTQQIFKQSFKFQNPLRQNYKHVKALQATLNVPASTIHSVVAFVGDSTFKTPMPPNVTCCGRYIGYIKSFHEPVLSESEVQSALVQIQSGRLETTRKTNRKHVQKLQARSDPSADRKCPKCGSAMVLRTAKRGANMGKKFLGCSAFPKCRVVQNIK; from the coding sequence ATGGATTTTTCTACGCTTATCAATGAGGTATTCAAGCTTTGGTGGTTAATTACACTCATGCTGATTTTGGGTATCCTCAAATCTCCTTGGTTCAAGGGGGTTTTCGGAGAAACGCTAGTGAAATTCCGCGCAAAGGTAAGTCTTCCGGCTGAAACCTATCATGCAATTCACAACGTCACATTGCCAACACTGGATGGCAGCACTCAGATTGATCACATTTTTGTATCTCCTTTTGGAATATTCGTAGTTGAAACTAAGAACATAAGGGGGTGGATATTTGGTGCAGAAAATCAGGCGCAGTGGACACAACAGATTTTTAAACAATCTTTCAAATTTCAGAATCCATTACGTCAGAACTATAAGCATGTAAAGGCATTGCAGGCAACGCTCAATGTCCCGGCATCAACAATTCACTCGGTTGTTGCCTTTGTGGGGGATAGCACGTTCAAAACACCAATGCCACCAAATGTTACGTGTTGTGGCAGGTATATCGGGTACATAAAATCTTTTCATGAACCAGTACTGTCTGAATCGGAGGTTCAAAGTGCGTTGGTGCAGATACAATCAGGGCGCTTAGAGACAACGAGGAAAACAAACCGTAAGCATGTCCAAAAGCTCCAAGCAAGATCAGACCCGTCAGCTGATAGAAAATGCCCTAAATGTGGTAGTGCTATGGTGTTGCGTACCGCAAAAAGAGGGGCAAATATGGGTAAGAAATTTTTGGGGTGTTCGGCTTTTCCAAAATGCAGGGTAGTACAAAATATCAAATAA
- a CDS encoding type II toxin-antitoxin system HicA family toxin: MPFKYKEIEKRLLKMGYAIVRQKGSHVIFSDGKNTFPVPNHGSKDISPGVERQLLKILGMSIDEFRSVK; this comes from the coding sequence ATGCCGTTCAAGTATAAGGAGATTGAAAAAAGGTTGCTAAAAATGGGCTATGCCATTGTTCGCCAGAAAGGTTCGCATGTCATTTTTTCTGACGGGAAAAACACTTTTCCAGTGCCTAATCATGGATCAAAAGATATTTCTCCAGGTGTTGAGAGGCAATTGCTGAAAATACTGGGTATGTCAATCGATGAATTCAGAAGTGTCAAGTAA